From Numenius arquata chromosome 4, bNumArq3.hap1.1, whole genome shotgun sequence, a single genomic window includes:
- the LRRC14B gene encoding leucine-rich repeat-containing protein 14B, with amino-acid sequence MKSLRFISAEAFVSNAEFARKSLGSVAHNLFPLLFKASYLLEQGEVIHDLVENWPFVDFNVGKLLGTTVDYQEDLSHRTCSVCLESCLTGLRDYVLNDSSPYAKRLKVVDLTGIKDVEVQVCECKKTMGRWARTQLLSKLCLELLVYLQQRQRDPGIFEISIDVRIDLFVTERNYELVMQALLKKCYCPLKICCVAFRSDNLALQKFFCIIKLIDPSLLRKLEVVHNVRLEMEHLEMLFNSIHFPLLMSLTLPARTFNVRRFTATDEQMLTNIGEKMGEMTQLTELSMSFSILTGRIQKLLSPLKTPLKMLDVSNCSLNHADMAYLANSFHANHLEALDLSGHNIPDLYPSIFFKLLSHSSSVLRSLTLEDCNIQDTHVNMLIVSLSPCQKLQEFRFLGNPLSSQALKHLFTFLCELPMLKNVEFPVPKDCYPIGITYPIDDASLCRFDHQKYESVAEELNLILLQANREDVKTSTPLFGSYDAAVQETKNELGAYLINSFKETLEKFTSSLNKTS; translated from the exons GAACGCAGAGTTTGCCAGGAAGAGTCTCGGCAGTGTTGCCCataatctttttcctcttctttttaaagCCAGCTATTTGCTGGAGCAAGGGGAAGTGATTCACGACTTGGTAGAGAACTGGCCATTTGTTGACTTTAACGTGGGAAAACTTTTGGGAACTACTGTGGACTACCAGGAAGACCTGAGCCATAGAACATGCTCCGTGTGCTTGGAAAGCTGTCTGACGGGGCTGAGAGACTATGTGCTGAATGATTCTTCTCCCTACGCGAAAAGGTTGAAAGTGGTCGACCTGACGGGTATAAAAGATGTTGAAGTTCAGGTTTGTGAGTGCAAGAAGACAATGGGCAGGTGGGCTAGGACACAGCTGCTCTCTAAGCTTTGTTTAGAACTGCTGGTTTACCTCCAACAAAGACAGCGCGATCCTGGTATTTTTGAAATCAGTATTGATGTGCGAATTGACTTGTTTGTTACAGAGCGGAACTATGAGCTGGTAATGCAGGCCCTGTTGAAGAAATGCTATTGTCCGCTGAAGATCTGCTGTGTGGCATTCAGATCTGACAACCTGGCTTTGCAGAAATTCTTCTGTATCATAAAGCTCATTGATCCCTCTTTGTTGCGCAAACTGGAAGTAGTTCACAATGTTCGCCTGGAAATGGAACACTTGGAAATGCTCTTCAACAGTATCCACTTCCCTCTATTGATGTCCTTGACCTTGCCAGCACGAACATTTAATGTGCGGAGGTTCACAGCTACAGATGAACAGATGCTTACTAACATTGGAGAAAAGATGGGTGAAATGACGCAACTGACCGAGCTGAGTATGTCATTTTCTATACTCACGGGAAGAATACAGAAACTGCTCAG CCCACTAAAGACTCCACTGAAGATGCTGGATGTTTCTAACTGCTCATTGAACCATGCTGATATGGCCTATTTAGCCAACAGCTTCCATGCCAATCACTTAGAAGCCCTGGACCTGAGTGGTCACAATATACCTGACCTTTACCCATCAATATTCTTTAAGCTTCTCAGCCATTCCTCTTCAGTGCTCAGGAGTCTTACCTTGGAGGACTGTAACATCCAAGACACTCATGTCAACATGTTGATTGTAAGTTTAAGCCCTTGTCAGAAACTACAGGAGTTCAGGTTTCTTGGAAACCCGCTGTCATCCCAAGCGCTTAAACACCTTTTCACATTTCTCTGTGAGTTGCCAATGCTGAAAAATGTGGAGTTCCCAGTTCCAAAGGACTGCTACCCTATCGGTATCACCTACCCGATTGATGATGCCAGTCTCTGCAGGTTTGATCACCAAAAATATGAAAGTGTAGCAGAGGAGCTTAACCTCATTTTACTCCAAGCAAATAGAGAGGATGTGAAGACTTCAACTCCCCTCTTCGGCAGTTATGACGCAGCTGTTCAGGAGACGAAGAATGAACTGGGAGCTTACTTGATCAATTCCTTCAAAGAAACTTTAGAAAAGTTCACTAGTTCTCTTAACAAAACGAGTTAA